In the Schaalia hyovaginalis genome, GGGCCCTTCAGTATCTGGGGTGCCTCACCCCACACCAGGCGGGCTCGCGGGCCCGCCCTCGTTGCTGATACTCTGGCAGAGCCGAAGACCGTCGGACGCCCGGGTGACCGGGCAGAAGTGCGAGAGCAGCCGACGCAGGTGAGTGAGTCACTTCTGTGACGTACGGACGTTCGCGCCCGGCACGATCCTGCGTGCCGGGCTTTTTCATTGTTCGATGGCCAACTATCTGGAAGGAGGACCATGGCGAGGTCTGACAAGGTGGCCGCCGTCGCCGAACTCGTGGAGCGTTTCCGCGAGTCCGACGCCGTTCTGCTCACCGAATATCGCGGCCTGACCGTCGGCCAGCTCAAGCAGCTGCGTCGCGGGCTGGGCGAGAACGCGAACTACGCCGTGGTGAAGAACACGCTGGCACGGCTGGCGGCTCAGGAGGTCGGTCTCGACTTCCTCGCCGAGGACCTCAAGGGCCCGACCGCCATCGCCTTCGTCTCCGGCGAGCCCGTCGAGGCCGCCAAGACGCTGCGTGATTTCGCCAAGGAGAACCCTCAGCTCGTGCTCAAGTCGGGTGCGATGGACGGCGCTCCGCTGTCCGCTGAGGCCGTCAAGAAGCTTGCGGATCTGGAGTCCCGCGA is a window encoding:
- the rplJ gene encoding 50S ribosomal protein L10, yielding MARSDKVAAVAELVERFRESDAVLLTEYRGLTVGQLKQLRRGLGENANYAVVKNTLARLAAQEVGLDFLAEDLKGPTAIAFVSGEPVEAAKTLRDFAKENPQLVLKSGAMDGAPLSAEAVKKLADLESREVLLAKVAGALKAKVSQAAYAFNALPSKAVRTIDALREKQGEAA